A window of the Diabrotica undecimpunctata isolate CICGRU chromosome 1, icDiaUnde3, whole genome shotgun sequence genome harbors these coding sequences:
- the LOC140432626 gene encoding uncharacterized protein produces MDSAYPSISTSCEINSGACHLCSKIFKNVELRNRHIKTIHKIDVSKKKINHIICPLCEQETNLKNHENLRKHLKENHQVSIELITFEFSSLQEYETWKDMQKFETSYVKQRAVHKNEYKVLYYACNRSNLNGYKPNYKIRTEKSGGSIKIKGVCPSRLICKLRDEGQVSVSYWKTHAGHKEELRTMHLSKEQEKMVVGKLMSGVPPRRILEDSKKLETSKPGRLALLTSKDLRNLSRKYNIHKKQDENDMVTTTLIQEWNANSNNYVFLFEEEDDVERFLGETSINKSRHEEEINEFVREKLEQTNVIQEKTNRSLQMENLMENLTNFMEELDNESFTKFMRVIQGTMHKAKEEFQAKAKNIPKKRKMEDRSIFLPIKKGSELY; encoded by the exons ATGGATTCTGCCTATCCATCTATTTCAACAAGCTGTGAAATTAACTCAGGAGCCTGCCATCTTTgcagcaaaatatttaaaaatgtggaATTACGAAATCGTCATATCAAAACAATACATAAAATAGATGTGtccaaaaagaaaattaatcacATTATTTGTCCCTTATGTGAACAAGAAACTAATTTAAAAAACCATGAGAACTTACGAAAACATCTAAAGGAGAACCACCAGGTGAGTATTGAATTAATAACTTTTGAATTTTCTAGTTTACAAGAATATGAGACATGGAAAGACATGCAGAAATTTGAGACAAGTTATGTTAAACAGAGAGCAGTTCATAAAAATGAGTATAAGGTATTATACTATGCATGTAACAGAAGTAACTTGAATG GATATAAGCCCAACTATAAAATTAGGACAGAGAAATCTGGtggatcaattaaaattaaaggagtGTGTCCCTCCAGGCTGATTTGCAAACTGAGAGATGAAGGACAAGTTTCAGTCAGTTATTGGAAAACACATGCTGGACATAAAGAGGAATTAAGAACCATGCATCTGTCAAAAGAACAAGAAAAAATGGTTGTGGGGAAGTTAATGTCTGGGGTGCCACCCAGGAGAATTTTAGAAGATTCAAAAAAATTGGAAACATCAAAACCAGGAAGACTTGCCTTATTAACAAGTAAGGATCTCAGAAATTTGTCCAGGAAgtataatatacacaaaaaacaagATGAAAATGATATGGTTACAACGACCTTGATTCAGGAATGGAATGCTAACAGCAATAATTATGTTTTCTTATTCGAGGAGGAAG ATGATGTTGAAAGGTTTTTGGGAGAAACTTCAATTAACAAATCAAGGCATGAGGAGGAAATTAATGAGTTTGTTAGAGAGAAGCTAGAACAGACAAATGTGATCCAGGAAAAAACCAATCGAAGTCTTCAAATGGAAAACTTAATGGAAAACCTAACAAATTTCATGGAAGAATTAGACAACGAAAGTTTTACCAAATTTATGAGAGTGATTCAAGGAACAATGCATAAGGCAAAGGAAGAATTTCAGGCAAAGGCAAAGAATATTCCAAAAAAGCGAAAAATGGAGGACAGGAGTATTTTCCTTCCAATAAAAAAAGGATCTGAGTTATATTAA